One genomic segment of Natrialbaceae archaeon AArc-T1-2 includes these proteins:
- a CDS encoding pyridoxamine 5'-phosphate oxidase family protein, with translation MSSGKYGAVMDDEEVATFLERQGIGTLSMGDERGGYGIPMSFGYDRTRERCILQLSFGEDSEKATYIESGNQVSLSTYEWNAVDDWRSVVVRGTLHELSSADEPWAPGLFAAYSKIASREIFQQPLEELEFEWYELRIDDVHGRATTD, from the coding sequence ATGTCCAGCGGAAAATACGGCGCCGTGATGGACGACGAGGAAGTAGCGACGTTCCTCGAGAGACAGGGAATCGGGACGCTCTCGATGGGTGACGAACGCGGCGGCTACGGTATTCCGATGTCGTTCGGCTACGACCGGACCCGAGAGCGCTGTATCCTCCAACTCTCGTTCGGCGAGGATAGCGAGAAGGCAACCTATATCGAGTCGGGAAACCAGGTCTCGCTCTCGACGTACGAGTGGAACGCTGTCGACGACTGGCGAAGCGTCGTCGTCCGGGGAACGCTCCACGAACTCTCATCGGCCGATGAGCCCTGGGCGCCGGGACTGTTCGCGGCCTACTCGAAGATCGCCTCGCGGGAAATCTTCCAGCAACCGCTGGAGGAACTCGAGTTCGAGTGGTACGAACTCCGGATCGATGACGTCCACGGACGAGCGACCACCGACTGA
- a CDS encoding cation diffusion facilitator family transporter, which translates to MTTNDDRRRFGRASWANVVGNAAKIVVEGGAGIAFGSVALVADAAHSVADLVASVVVLVWGDTRFRDPDVSHPHGHARIEPLTALFVGALIVLLGLNLFWESITGLLYGPEGTFSYLLIGALGFAIADMYLVYRYTVRVNDDLDSTALAALAKDCLNDLYTTVGALVGVVGLALGYPSLDPIAGGLVSLLVVYQGLAICRENTSYVVGSAAPAERREQIRRRLMAHPEVEGVHDLVVFHDGTVLEVEAHVEVPGDRTLREAHDVESELVSRVGSLEDVGDVHVHLDPSGIGEWKDASERGRGDSDLA; encoded by the coding sequence GTGACCACCAACGACGACCGCCGGCGGTTCGGCCGCGCTTCCTGGGCGAACGTCGTCGGGAACGCGGCGAAGATCGTCGTCGAGGGCGGAGCCGGGATCGCCTTCGGCAGCGTGGCACTCGTCGCGGACGCGGCTCACTCCGTCGCCGACCTCGTCGCCAGCGTCGTCGTTCTCGTTTGGGGTGACACCCGATTCAGAGATCCCGACGTGAGCCACCCCCACGGCCACGCCCGAATCGAGCCCCTGACCGCGCTGTTCGTCGGTGCGTTGATCGTCCTGCTCGGCCTCAACCTCTTCTGGGAATCGATCACCGGGCTGCTCTACGGCCCCGAAGGGACTTTCAGCTACCTCCTGATCGGGGCGCTCGGGTTCGCGATAGCCGACATGTACCTCGTCTACCGCTACACCGTCCGGGTGAACGACGACCTCGACTCGACGGCGCTCGCTGCGCTGGCCAAAGACTGTCTCAACGACCTCTACACGACCGTCGGCGCACTCGTCGGCGTCGTCGGCCTCGCGCTCGGCTACCCGTCGTTGGACCCGATCGCTGGCGGGCTGGTGAGCCTGCTCGTCGTCTACCAGGGGCTTGCCATCTGCCGGGAGAACACGAGCTACGTTGTCGGAAGCGCTGCGCCAGCGGAACGTCGTGAGCAGATTCGCCGGCGGCTCATGGCCCATCCCGAGGTCGAAGGGGTTCACGATCTCGTCGTCTTCCACGACGGCACCGTCCTCGAGGTCGAGGCCCACGTCGAGGTGCCCGGCGATCGGACGCTCCGGGAGGCCCACGATGTCGAGTCGGAACTGGTCTCGCGGGTGGGTTCGCTCGAGGACGTCGGTGATGTTCACGTCCACCTCGATCCCTCCGGGATCGGCGAGTGGAAAGACGCAAGCGAACGGGGCCGTGGCGACTCCGATCTTGCTTGA